A genomic segment from Aegilops tauschii subsp. strangulata cultivar AL8/78 chromosome 1, Aet v6.0, whole genome shotgun sequence encodes:
- the LOC109768911 gene encoding protein FAR1-RELATED SEQUENCE 5-like, with protein MAMIETYQVQDHETLASLWEKQMYWVPAYFMQCFFPFLQTTQRSEGFNAVLKWYVSPGNSLLQFAKQYTALQQKILGSELQQEANTALKQPKLLTYLPMERQMSKIYTNTIFNKFQEEIKRASMYTAFQMDEHTFKVCSIMGMSDSEPEDLDKGRNYFVKALISEGEYYCQCCKFERDGIVCCHILKVMDLNAVTRMPRHFIRRRWTWDADDTLAPQTSNAVLAVHDERPESTMEDVRHVVLTKNYAELIDEACKNDETAKVTEKHRKALKRELDEIKKRKAEEALHRFPRTSSVPSSIGPSSENSEVGSGTASTQTQVRNPPRSITKGRPKEIRYKSGLEIQAKHKKPKKGTGNP; from the exons ATGGCTATGATTGAAACATATCAAGTCCAAGACCACGAGACGCTTGCTAGCTTGTGGGAGAAGCAAATGTACTGGGTGCCGGCCTACTTCATGCAGTGCTTCTTCCCATTTCTGCAGACTACACAGCGCAGTGAGGGGTTCAATGCTGTTTTGAAGTGGTACGTGAGCCCTGGCAACTCATTGCTACAGTTTGCCAAGCAGTACACCGCTTTGCAACAAAAAATACTGGGATCCGAGCTACAGCAAGAAGCAAACACCGCGCTCAAGCAGCCAAAATTGCTAACGTATTTACCAATGGAGAGGCAGATGAGCAAGATATACACCAACACGATTTTTAACAA ATTCCAGGAAGAAATAAAGCGTGCCAGCATGTACACGGCTTTCCAGATGGACGAACATACGTTCAAGGTGTGTTCTATCATGGGCATGTCGGATTCAGAACCTGAAGACCTAGACAAGGGAAGGAACTACTTTGTGAAGGCATTGATAAGCGAAGGCGAATACTACTGCCAATGCTGCAAATTCGAACGAGACGGGATTGTGTGCTGTCACATTCTAAAAGTAATGGACTTGAACGCGGTGACACGAATGCCCCGCCATTTCATAAGGCGGCGATGGACTTGGGACGCTGACGACACATTGGCGCCGCAAACATCAAACGCAGTTTTGGCCGTGCATGACGAGAGACCAGAGTCAACCATGGAAGACGTGAGGCACGTTGTGTTGACAAAGAACTATGCTGAACTAATTGATGAAGCGTGCAAGAATGATGAGACAGCAAAGGTCACAGAAAAACATAGGAAGGCCCTCAAAAGAGAGCTTGATGAGATCAAGAAGAGGAAAGCTGAGGAAGCCTTACACAGGTTCCCCCGCACATCAAGTGTGCCTTCGTCCATAGGGCCATCATCTGAAAACTCGGAGGTAGGATCTGGAACAGCAAGCACACAAACACAGGTTAGGAACCCGCCCCGTTCCATCACAAAAGGGCGTCCAAAAGAGATAAGATACAAATCGGGATTGGAGATTCAAGCAAAACATAAGAAACCAAAGAAAGGGACGGGCAATCCGTAA